A part of Paenibacillus donghaensis genomic DNA contains:
- a CDS encoding stalk domain-containing protein, whose amino-acid sequence MQMKNRIITTLTVATMLLAQAGTALADSTINVYLKGKLQTFEQSAIIKDGSTLVPMRAIFEALGATVKWDGKQQIIDATKGEKVIRLQIGWKGAWIGETKVALDAAPQIINGSTMVPLRFIGEALGEKVEWDSTSRSVLISTDKSQLPKADSGVYKGYATVMRDVIKSETSTGVKMPDATYKILESNSDAFFATNRDKFSLYDKAKQVSSANMSKNPAQYSSTITEVSRIRIFDVQDLTAKNGQITTMAYGESESGGLFFQIFYAGSKKLAKEDVIEMVGISAGKSQISVINRQGNQYDAPVTVFVAGNIFTALEEYQLQAERGKGETIEFDDEAQARLDKGTVTSYTGEMGLVQAAEDGVLSEVQRLVGTNHVDANALPQNRTPLMAAALKGNDEIVTYLLSQGADPNLGYSFTSPLSSAAYSGKASTVKLLLQAGAVPNDFALSTARDNGYADILTLLEAATK is encoded by the coding sequence ATGCAAATGAAAAACCGAATCATCACCACTCTTACCGTCGCTACAATGCTGCTCGCACAAGCTGGGACTGCTCTAGCGGACAGTACGATCAACGTGTACCTGAAAGGAAAACTACAAACCTTCGAACAATCGGCAATCATCAAGGACGGATCAACATTGGTTCCCATGCGGGCCATTTTCGAGGCACTAGGTGCAACGGTCAAGTGGGATGGCAAGCAGCAAATCATCGACGCTACAAAAGGTGAAAAGGTCATTCGCTTGCAGATTGGTTGGAAAGGCGCTTGGATCGGGGAAACCAAAGTGGCATTGGACGCTGCTCCACAAATCATAAATGGCAGTACAATGGTGCCGCTACGCTTCATCGGTGAAGCTCTTGGTGAGAAGGTCGAATGGGATAGCACTTCTCGTTCCGTCCTCATTTCAACTGACAAATCCCAGCTTCCGAAAGCGGATAGCGGGGTGTATAAAGGCTATGCCACTGTCATGCGGGACGTGATAAAGAGCGAAACGTCAACAGGTGTTAAGATGCCAGATGCTACCTATAAGATTCTGGAGAGTAACAGTGACGCGTTCTTTGCGACTAATCGGGACAAGTTCTCTCTCTACGACAAAGCTAAACAGGTAAGTTCAGCTAATATGTCAAAGAATCCAGCCCAGTACAGCTCCACAATTACTGAGGTTAGTCGAATCCGAATCTTTGACGTACAGGATTTGACCGCAAAAAATGGACAGATCACGACTATGGCCTATGGAGAGAGTGAAAGCGGTGGCCTGTTCTTCCAGATTTTCTACGCCGGTTCTAAGAAGCTGGCTAAAGAAGATGTCATCGAAATGGTGGGAATCTCCGCAGGCAAGTCGCAAATCAGTGTGATCAATCGTCAAGGCAACCAGTACGATGCCCCTGTGACAGTTTTTGTAGCCGGTAACATCTTTACTGCATTAGAAGAGTATCAGTTGCAAGCAGAACGCGGCAAAGGTGAGACCATCGAGTTTGACGATGAGGCACAGGCGCGTCTGGATAAAGGCACAGTGACGAGTTACACAGGCGAGATGGGTCTCGTACAGGCGGCTGAGGACGGAGTGCTTAGCGAGGTACAGCGTCTAGTCGGAACAAACCATGTCGATGCTAACGCTCTACCCCAAAACCGGACTCCGCTGATGGCAGCAGCTCTTAAAGGCAACGACGAAATCGTCACGTATCTGCTCTCGCAGGGTGCCGACCCGAATTTAGGCTATTCCTTTACGTCACCGCTTAGTTCAGCAGCATACAGCGGAAAAGCTTCAACCGTGAAGCTGCTGCTTCAAGCAGGTGCAGTTCCAAATGACTTTGCTCTAAGTACGGCAAGGGATAATGGATATGCTGACATCCTAACGCTTCTGGAAGCTGCTACGAAGTAA
- a CDS encoding helix-turn-helix domain-containing protein, whose product MSDVVKRVGDRIRRLRKDKGLSQEQLAELSGLHTNYVGQVERGEKNLTIETLQKIVGGLGVSLEELFRYLDPMERKDTLGQIVEMLSERSAQDQVMALRVLQTVLDWEKSKD is encoded by the coding sequence GTGTCTGATGTGGTGAAGAGAGTCGGAGATAGGATACGTCGGCTGCGTAAGGATAAAGGATTATCCCAAGAGCAGTTAGCCGAGTTATCCGGTTTACATACGAATTATGTGGGTCAGGTGGAGCGCGGGGAGAAGAATCTAACGATCGAGACATTGCAGAAGATTGTTGGTGGATTGGGAGTGTCGTTAGAGGAACTATTCCGATACCTTGATCCGATGGAGCGTAAGGATACTTTGGGACAGATTGTGGAGATGCTGTCCGAGCGTTCTGCGCAAGACCAGGTAATGGCCTTAAGAGTGCTACAAACCGTATTAGATTGGGAGAAATCAAAGGATTAG
- a CDS encoding AAA family ATPase, translated as MPIINSNDFDILMKMATTPAKVNVAPAQVKAILGSSFFISDLVINQICAALNAGNHIILSGPPGTGKTTLANAVALAARGVSPLITTATADWTTFDTVGGYMPDLASHNPNALKFELGVVLQSIKNGQWLIIDEINRAQIDKAIGQLFTVLSDGDVLLPYRNSLTGNRISIVSGNGLSTGEVYYKNDDWRLIATMNEFDKTSLFDMSYAFMRRFAVIRVGVPSNYGSLIASWASAAGVQASIVDCLKLIAIATEKATMREVGPAMFKGLIAYLRSRLTFDINYAQHFAEGLTMYLLPQFQGLDDSEISQLWEFVKPAIVTDPNAADYLLTNIRSVTGYNLR; from the coding sequence ATGCCAATAATTAACTCTAATGACTTTGACATTTTAATGAAAATGGCGACAACTCCGGCTAAAGTAAATGTTGCTCCAGCACAGGTTAAAGCTATTCTGGGAAGCTCATTTTTCATTTCAGATTTAGTAATAAATCAAATTTGTGCGGCACTTAATGCAGGAAATCATATTATCTTAAGTGGTCCCCCGGGAACCGGAAAAACCACTCTTGCAAATGCTGTGGCCCTTGCTGCAAGGGGGGTATCACCGCTAATCACTACTGCTACTGCAGATTGGACTACTTTTGATACAGTTGGAGGGTACATGCCTGACTTGGCTTCCCATAATCCAAATGCTTTAAAATTCGAGCTAGGGGTAGTTCTTCAGAGCATTAAAAACGGCCAATGGCTAATCATTGACGAAATTAATCGTGCTCAGATTGATAAAGCCATCGGTCAGTTATTTACAGTTCTCTCAGATGGTGATGTATTGTTACCTTATAGAAATTCTCTTACAGGCAATAGAATAAGTATCGTTTCTGGTAATGGACTAAGCACAGGCGAAGTCTATTATAAAAATGATGATTGGCGCCTCATAGCCACAATGAATGAATTTGACAAAACATCGCTTTTTGATATGTCTTATGCATTTATGCGTAGATTTGCTGTAATTAGAGTGGGTGTGCCTTCTAACTATGGCTCTTTAATTGCAAGTTGGGCTTCGGCCGCAGGAGTACAAGCCTCAATTGTTGATTGTCTCAAACTAATTGCTATTGCGACTGAAAAAGCAACTATGCGAGAAGTTGGTCCAGCCATGTTTAAAGGCTTAATCGCATATCTTCGCAGCCGACTTACTTTTGATATTAATTATGCACAACACTTTGCGGAAGGGCTGACAATGTACTTGTTACCTCAATTTCAAGGACTAGATGACTCGGAGATATCCCAGTTGTGGGAATTTGTTAAACCAGCTATTGTAACAGATCCTAACGCCGCCGATTACCTTCTAACAAATATCAGGTCAGTAACAGGTTATAACCTGAGGTAA
- a CDS encoding DNA methyltransferase, which produces MQLAEITYVPELPNDVIQDATYEIAANKALVVGNSHRFFNKYPAKYIPHIPRWAISKYLGPEDDGILDPFCGSGTTLVEGMLQGKNGYGIDVDPFARLLTKVKTRPFSSVELRTLDRTVLAIRNRIEQSVPITIELPPIPDITKWFREDIIDKLIKIKQLIIAETGGEGVIFDYLSIVLAGIIRKVSNAENGSPKPYISTRFPKDPQDPYLYFFKIQELYREALGQFSHEIFNQTNFGLQRVVPDIKLVGTDARDFVLDKKIKLAVTSPPYINAFDYVRSLKFENLWLGLADPDDLLEIRRQHVGTESLGERGRNDNLTEVFNIPSLDSAIYELRESDSKRASIVTAFFEDMRKNLGRVYNALDDNGTYVIVIGDSLIRGVEIPTADILASMGNEFGFKLELKFQYVIRDRYLHIPRGGKGGLIKLDRIIVLRK; this is translated from the coding sequence TTGCAACTAGCTGAGATCACTTATGTACCAGAACTTCCTAATGATGTTATACAGGATGCTACCTACGAGATAGCTGCTAATAAAGCTCTAGTAGTGGGAAATAGCCATAGATTTTTTAATAAATACCCCGCCAAATACATTCCTCATATTCCAAGATGGGCAATTTCTAAGTATTTGGGACCAGAAGATGATGGGATTCTTGATCCATTTTGTGGGTCAGGGACAACTTTAGTAGAGGGAATGTTACAAGGGAAAAACGGCTATGGCATTGATGTTGACCCATTTGCTCGGTTGCTCACAAAAGTCAAGACAAGGCCCTTTTCTAGTGTGGAATTACGTACACTAGATCGAACGGTTTTAGCTATTAGAAATCGAATTGAACAATCAGTTCCGATAACTATTGAGTTACCTCCAATCCCAGATATAACAAAGTGGTTTAGAGAAGATATTATAGATAAATTAATTAAAATAAAGCAGTTGATTATAGCAGAAACTGGCGGAGAAGGTGTGATATTTGATTATCTGTCTATTGTTCTCGCAGGTATTATAAGAAAAGTGTCCAATGCCGAAAACGGTTCGCCGAAACCATATATCTCAACAAGGTTTCCAAAGGACCCGCAAGACCCATACCTGTATTTCTTTAAAATACAAGAACTGTACAGAGAAGCATTGGGTCAGTTTTCTCATGAAATCTTCAATCAGACTAATTTTGGACTCCAACGAGTTGTACCTGATATAAAACTTGTTGGTACAGATGCAAGAGATTTTGTTTTGGATAAAAAAATTAAGTTAGCAGTGACCTCACCCCCATATATTAATGCTTTTGATTACGTAAGAAGTTTGAAGTTTGAGAATTTGTGGCTTGGTTTAGCCGATCCAGATGATTTGCTGGAAATAAGACGTCAACATGTTGGAACGGAGTCGTTAGGGGAGAGGGGAAGAAACGATAATTTAACAGAAGTATTTAATATTCCCTCCTTAGATAGTGCCATTTATGAACTTAGGGAATCGGATTCAAAAAGGGCCTCTATTGTTACTGCTTTCTTCGAGGATATGAGGAAGAACTTGGGAAGAGTGTATAATGCTCTGGATGACAATGGAACATATGTAATTGTCATTGGAGATAGTTTAATAAGAGGTGTAGAAATACCGACAGCAGATATTCTAGCATCAATGGGTAATGAATTTGGATTTAAGCTTGAATTGAAATTTCAATATGTCATCAGGGATAGATACCTCCATATTCCGCGAGGCGGTAAAGGAGGACTTATTAAGCTAGATCGAATCATTGTGCTTAGAAAATGA
- a CDS encoding DNA methyltransferase produces the protein MQDQMVNLSLIPNEEFYQEFERGFNVVNGDLTSATYRALVNFTESVNYPRHRWFYYREGFSPELVNALIKEFDVPEDGLICDPFCGAGTTLSVAHERNLRSIGFEVNPFSAFVGQVKTRDYSEKELMLLEQVITELVTNEFDYEVALPENDYLTKIFGQEMLFELLRIKEFIIQIDDAKVRDLIFLSWLNSLEPVAKYRKAGNGLKIKKKANKNSALSPRDQILHQMNSTLEMIKVDLASTSSFRTEPIIYEESAMDMHQFLQGEQLDAVIFSPPYANCFDYTKIYYMELWMGDFIKTRSDQKDVRMKSVRSHVHATWPTRYENYYLSELHDVLLPAVRSQKLWTNRIPDMLKGYFEDMNVVLNNIYKALRPGGSCAIVVSNSSYGGIIIPTDVILAASAKNIGFTVKEIEVERLIITSSQQYKVTEGLRRFLRESTVKIQKPYET, from the coding sequence GTGCAAGATCAAATGGTAAATTTATCCTTAATTCCAAATGAAGAATTCTATCAAGAGTTTGAAAGAGGATTTAATGTCGTCAACGGTGATCTAACATCGGCCACTTATAGAGCACTTGTAAATTTTACGGAGAGTGTTAATTATCCTAGACATAGATGGTTTTACTATCGGGAAGGCTTTTCACCTGAGTTGGTAAATGCATTAATTAAGGAATTTGATGTACCAGAGGATGGGCTGATTTGTGATCCTTTTTGTGGTGCAGGGACGACTTTATCTGTGGCCCATGAAAGAAATTTGCGATCAATAGGATTTGAGGTAAATCCTTTCTCGGCGTTTGTTGGCCAAGTAAAAACAAGGGACTACTCAGAAAAGGAGCTAATGCTTTTAGAGCAAGTCATAACAGAATTAGTTACAAACGAGTTTGATTACGAAGTGGCGTTACCTGAAAATGATTACTTAACAAAAATATTCGGCCAGGAAATGCTTTTTGAATTATTAAGAATTAAAGAATTCATTATTCAAATTGATGATGCTAAAGTTCGTGATTTGATTTTTCTGAGTTGGTTGAATTCCCTTGAACCCGTAGCTAAATATAGGAAGGCTGGTAATGGGCTCAAGATAAAAAAAAAAGCGAACAAAAACAGTGCGCTCAGCCCGAGAGATCAAATTTTGCATCAAATGAATAGTACATTGGAAATGATTAAAGTTGATTTGGCTTCCACGAGTTCCTTTAGGACAGAACCGATAATTTATGAAGAATCTGCAATGGATATGCATCAGTTTTTGCAAGGAGAGCAATTGGATGCTGTAATATTCTCCCCTCCGTATGCTAATTGCTTTGACTATACAAAGATCTACTATATGGAACTCTGGATGGGAGATTTTATTAAAACAAGATCTGATCAGAAAGATGTACGTATGAAGTCAGTACGATCTCATGTTCATGCTACTTGGCCTACAAGATATGAAAATTATTACTTATCCGAGCTTCATGATGTTCTTTTACCAGCTGTTAGATCCCAAAAACTATGGACAAATAGAATACCAGATATGCTAAAAGGTTATTTTGAAGATATGAATGTTGTTTTAAATAATATATATAAGGCGCTTCGACCGGGAGGTTCTTGTGCAATTGTAGTCAGCAATTCCTCGTACGGTGGTATTATAATCCCCACTGATGTTATTTTAGCAGCGAGTGCTAAGAATATAGGTTTTACGGTAAAAGAGATTGAAGTTGAACGGTTGATTATAACAAGTTCACAGCAATATAAAGTAACAGAAGGCTTACGTCGTTTCCTAAGGGAAAGTACTGTTAAAATCCAAAAGCCTTATGAAACTTGA
- the rlmH gene encoding 23S rRNA (pseudouridine(1915)-N(3))-methyltransferase RlmH: MFIQIIGVGKLKEKYLVDGIAEYAKRLTPYLKYQVIEVADEKAPDSLSDAEVVQVKAREGERILAHIKSEAHVIALAIDGKLWSSEELAAEIDRLGTYGTSHVVFLIGGSHGLSDEVMRRAQQRMSFGRMTLPHQLMRLVLTEQIYRAVKINRGEPYHK; this comes from the coding sequence ATGTTTATTCAGATTATTGGCGTAGGCAAATTGAAGGAAAAGTATTTGGTGGATGGCATCGCGGAGTATGCCAAACGGCTGACGCCTTACCTCAAGTATCAGGTGATTGAGGTGGCGGATGAAAAAGCACCTGACTCGCTGAGCGACGCTGAGGTCGTGCAGGTTAAAGCGCGCGAGGGAGAACGTATTCTCGCGCACATCAAGAGCGAGGCGCATGTCATTGCGCTCGCGATTGACGGCAAGCTCTGGAGCTCGGAAGAGCTTGCTGCAGAGATTGACCGGCTCGGTACCTACGGGACGAGCCATGTCGTCTTCCTCATCGGAGGGAGCCACGGGCTCTCCGATGAGGTCATGCGCCGCGCACAGCAGCGCATGAGCTTCGGGCGTATGACGCTGCCCCACCAGCTCATGCGCCTGGTCCTCACCGAGCAGATTTATCGCGCGGTGAAGATTAATCGGGGGGAACCGTATCACAAATGA
- a CDS encoding response regulator, which yields MKVIIVDDEKAMHLILKRMLAKVPDIEIMGSFLETAAAFTYLAEHEVDLIFVDISMPRESGLEFAERLRGSGRQTKIVFVTSHKEYALAAFDVYAFDYIVKPVLQERLHITVQRVSAQIRVERVVEGMPERESNDVQFNGLGGIEIQSARGMKTKWRSRKSAELFGYLLIHKGRLVSRARLIEDIFGEMPQKNAEVYLNTTVYQLRKLLGVYGLKESLHTDSNHYALILNDIRVDLLSFEEGCRRMAIIDEANIEQAMELEQLYMGDLFGDHVFTWAWSEVERLSLMYTSLTQRLCAALLNRGEINAAIRLLMKLLSRNELDEESLMLLMRALAVQKNKEALTRNYLKFTETLHKEINTLPSFETAILYEQLLLELE from the coding sequence ATGAAAGTTATCATTGTGGATGATGAAAAAGCGATGCATTTGATATTGAAGCGAATGCTGGCGAAAGTTCCAGATATCGAAATTATGGGGAGTTTCCTGGAGACGGCAGCAGCGTTCACTTATTTGGCTGAGCATGAGGTGGACTTGATATTCGTGGATATCAGTATGCCCAGAGAGAGTGGCCTGGAGTTCGCCGAGCGGCTGAGGGGGAGCGGCAGACAAACGAAGATCGTATTCGTCACATCTCACAAAGAATATGCGCTGGCAGCCTTCGATGTCTACGCCTTCGACTATATTGTGAAACCGGTTCTGCAAGAACGGCTTCACATTACTGTGCAGAGAGTCAGTGCACAAATACGTGTGGAACGCGTTGTAGAAGGGATGCCGGAGCGCGAATCCAATGATGTCCAGTTTAATGGCTTGGGCGGAATTGAAATTCAGAGCGCGCGCGGGATGAAGACGAAATGGAGGTCAAGGAAAAGTGCGGAACTCTTCGGCTACCTATTGATCCACAAGGGCAGACTTGTATCCAGAGCAAGGTTGATTGAGGATATTTTTGGCGAGATGCCGCAAAAAAATGCTGAAGTGTATCTCAACACCACCGTCTATCAGCTGCGTAAGCTGCTGGGTGTGTATGGACTGAAGGAGAGCCTGCACACAGACAGCAACCATTATGCGCTCATTCTGAACGATATTCGTGTGGACCTCCTGAGCTTTGAAGAGGGCTGCAGAAGGATGGCGATCATCGATGAAGCCAATATTGAACAGGCGATGGAGCTTGAACAGCTATATATGGGGGATTTGTTCGGGGATCACGTCTTTACCTGGGCATGGAGCGAGGTTGAACGGCTGTCTTTGATGTATACTTCTCTTACCCAGCGCCTTTGCGCCGCTTTATTGAACAGAGGGGAGATCAATGCCGCCATCCGGCTCCTGATGAAGCTCCTGTCCCGTAACGAGCTGGACGAAGAATCCCTTATGCTTTTAATGAGGGCCTTGGCAGTGCAGAAGAACAAAGAGGCCTTGACCCGGAACTACCTGAAATTTACAGAAACACTACATAAAGAGATCAACACGCTCCCCTCGTTTGAAACCGCTATCTTGTATGAACAATTGCTGTTGGAGCTGGAGTAG